One Silurus meridionalis isolate SWU-2019-XX chromosome 10, ASM1480568v1, whole genome shotgun sequence genomic window carries:
- the fjx1 gene encoding four-jointed box protein 1, which translates to MRAAWANLAALLLLCTCAGVLHFWSGVEKRMERNRRSVQDRSADPEPSPDLPGTFRALLAVPSVSRSQSLHPNTSDNERKDQGRGFESTVRELHASKNQTEQILEDGIFWSRSLEDGVSAGFGEEDARTWKQRVRRGRVVSLEPGCGRTSNQLATFADGSRACVRYGINPEQVQGETLSYYLAALLGITNVPPLALLRLDGEQWTHVRGRMEALQWTPSAVVSLSEWIAELSPADVPAPFHRSGAGLLPLQPELQTKSKADLLELVQWSDLLLFDYITANFDRLVSNLFSLQWDAKAMERDASNLLRTPRGSLVFIDNEAGLVHGYRVLDMWEKYHGAALGSVCVFRRKTARRVAELHRRRDTRARLLQLYRDSEPLAHELGFLSDEHARILQVRIDTVHEHILHCKERHEKL; encoded by the coding sequence ATGAGGGCGGCGTGGGCAAACTTGGCGGCGCTGCTGCTGCTTTGCACTTGTGCAGGCGTGCTGCACTTCTGGAGTGGCGTGGAAAAGCGGATGGAGAGAAACAGACGTAGCGTCCAAGATCGCAGCGCCGATCCCGAGCCTTCTCCGGACCTTCCGGGAACTTTTCGAGCTTTACTCGCCGTTCCGTCCGTGTCCCGTTCGCAGTCCCTTCACCCCAACACGAGCGATAATGAGAGGAAAGATCAAGGACGTGGATTCGAGTCCACGGTGCGCGAGCTCCACGCATCGAAAAACCAAACAGAGCAGATTCTAGAGGACGGGATCTTTTGGAGTCGAAGTCTAGAAGATGGCGTGTCAGCGGGCTTCGGGGAGGAAGATGCCCGCACGTGGAAACAACGAGTACGCCGCGGCCGAGTCGTGTCTCTGGAGCCGGGCTGCGGCAGGACGTCCAACCAGCTGGCCACGTTCGCAGACGGATCTCGTGCGTGCGTGCGTTACGGCATTAACCCTGAGCAGGTGCAGGGGGAAACACTGTCCTACTACCTGGCCGCTCTGCTCGGGATCACCAACGTGCCGCCGCTCGCGCTTTTGCGCCTCGATGGTGAGCAGTGGACGCACGTGAGGGGGCGCATGGAGGCGCTCCAGTGGACACCGAGCGCCGTGGTGTCCCTCAGCGAGTGGATAGCTGAGCTGAGCCCGGCTGACGTGCCCGCTCCTTTTCACCGCTCCGGTGCCGGGCTGCTTCCGCTACAACCCGAGCTGCAAACCAAAAGCAAAGCGGATCTGCTCGAGCTGGTGCAGTGGAGCGACCTGCTGCTGTTCGACTACATCACGGCGAACTTCGaccggctcgtgagcaacctgTTCAGCCTGCAATGGGACGCCAAGGCCATGGAGAGAGACGCGAGCAACCTGCTCAGGACTCCTCGCGGCAGCTTGGTGTTCATCGACAACGAGGCTGGACTTGTGCACGGCTACCGCGTGCTGGACATGTGGGAGAAATATCACGGCGCGGCGCTCGGCTCCGTGTGCGTGTTCAGGAGGAAGACGGCCCGGCGCGTGGCGGAGCTGCACCGGCGAAGGGACACGCGCGCGCGCCTGCTGCAGCTCTACCGGGACAGCGAGCCTTTAGCGCACGAGCTCGGCTTTCTGTCCGACGAGCACGCCAGGATACTGCAAGTGCGAATAGACACAGTTCACGAGCACATTTTGCACTGTAAAGAAAGGCACGAAAAACTGTAA